A region of Solea solea chromosome 7, fSolSol10.1, whole genome shotgun sequence DNA encodes the following proteins:
- the il4i1 gene encoding L-amino-acid oxidase, with the protein MTWYFIPPSVPLVLVGVVLIAVSGITGDPLFDCLQDTDYSELLNIVNKGLPATRTPRHVAVIGGGIAGLTAAKFLEDAGHKVTIIEASDRIGGRVETFRNRKEGWYAEVGAMRIPSFHKILLSLASKLKVALNRFIEDDINTYYLVNGGLHKTYTVENNPGVLNYSLNESERGKTAPQLFSQTLWKVREDLRIMGCSAMLNKYDSYTVKEYLVKEGKLSRGAVRMIGDILNENGLFYTSLTETLYLQSDINDNNEYFEVTDGFDHLPRAFYQVLNSTILLNSKVKLVDQRGSSSVTVTYQDWRNSGSLTNLTVDYALITATAKAALFIHFQPPLSGDKMEALRSVHYASLTKVILSFSVRFWEKEGIRGGKSITDRVSRFIYYPSHSFPGTDAGALLASYTCSDDSTLFQGMSEEELMDVVLDDLVMIHGEAIRSVWTGGLVKKWGLDPYSLGAFALFTPYQQGDYARELFQSEGRVHFAGEHTATPHGWIETAMKSALRAAKNINSLTL; encoded by the exons ATGACATGGTATTTTATTCCTCCTTCAGTTCCTCTGGTTCTCGTGGGGGTTGTATTGATCGCTGTGAGTGGGATCACAGGAGACCCCCTGTTCGACTGCCTCCAAGACACAGACTACAGCGAGCTCCTCAACATCGTGAATAAAGGCCTCCCCGCCACCAGGACGCCCCGTCACGTGGCAGTCATCGGAGGAGGGATCGCTGGACTCACCGCTGCAAAGTTTTTGGAAGATGCTGGGCATAAG gTCACCATAATAGAAGCAAGTGACCGCATTGGAGGCCGTGTGGAGACGTTCAGGAACAGAAAAGAAGGCTGGTATGCAGAAGTGGGAGCTATGAGGATTCCCAGCTTTCACAa GATTCTGCTTTCTCTAGCCTCCAAATTAAAAGTTGCCCTGAACCGCTTCATCGAAGATGATATCAACACATACTATCTGGTAAATGGCGGCCTGCACAAAACCTACACTGTGGAAAACAACCCAGGTGTCCTCAACTACAGCTTGAATGAAAGTGAGAGAGGGAAGACGGCCCCTCAACTCTTCAGTCAGACACTGTGGAAG GTGAGGGAGGACCTCAGGATAATGGGCTGCAGTGCCATGCTGAATAAATATGATTCCTACACAGTGAAG GAATATCTGGTGAAGGAGGGCAAACTGAGTCGTGGTGCTGTGAGGATGATCGGAGACATTCTGAATGAAAACGGCCTCTTCTACACTTCACTGACAGAGACGCTCTACCTACAGTCAGACATAAACGACAACAATGA ATACTTTGAAGTGACAGACGGCTTTGACCACCTCCCGAGAGCCTTTTACCAGGTGTTAAATTCCACCATCCTTCTCAACTCCAAAGTCAAGCTGGTCGACCaaagaggaagcagcagtgtaactGTGACGTATCAGGACTGGCGTAATTCAGGCTCTCTAACCAACCTCACTGTAGATTATGCTCTGATTACGGCCACAGCCAAAGCCGCGCTCTTCATTCACTTCCAGCCCCCGCTCTCCGGGGACAAGATGGAGGCCCTGCGTTCAGTTCACTATGCCAGCTTAACCAAGGTGATTCTCAGCTTCAGCGTGCGCTTCTGGGAGAAAGAGGGCATCAGAGGAGGGAAGAGCATCACAGACCGCGTCTCTCGCTTCATCTACTACCCCAGCCACAGCTTCCCGGGTACAGACGCAGGGGCCCTTCTTGCATCTTACACCTGCTCTGACGATTCCACACTCTTCCAAGGGATGAGTGAGGAGGAGCTGATGGACGTGGTTCTGGACGACCTGGTCATGATCCACGGAGAGGCTATCAGGAGTGTGTGGACGGGGGGGCTGGTGAAGAAATGGGGCCTCGATCCTTACAGTCTGGGAGCCTTTGCCCTGTTCACGCCTTACCAGCAGGGAGACTACGCGAGGGAACTGTTCCAGAGTGAGGGACGGGTGCACTTTGCAGGAGAACACACAGCCACACCTCATGGGTGGATCGAAACAGCCATGAAGTCTGCACTCAGGGCAGCAAAAAACATTAACAGTCTGACTCTGTAG
- the timm8b gene encoding mitochondrial import inner membrane translocase subunit Tim8 B: MDNFENFNTSDKAQAAELQRMIAVEQQKAQFQAQVHNFTDICWDKCVDSPGSKLDYRTETCLVSCVERFIDTTLTITNRFTQMVQKGAH, encoded by the exons ATGGACAACTTTGAGAATTTCAACACGTCCGACAAGGCGCAAGCGGCGGAGTTGCAACGAATGATCGCCGTAGAGCAGCAGAAAGCACAGTTCCAGGCTCAG GTGCACAATTTCACTGACATCTGCTGGGACAAGTGTGTGGACAGCCCGGGTTCAAAGCTCGACTACCGGACAGAGACGTGTCTAGTGAGCTGCGTGGAGCGATTTATCGACACCACCCTGACCATAACCAACCGCTTCACACAGATGGTGCAGAAGGGAGCACATTAA
- the LOC131462581 gene encoding succinate dehydrogenase [ubiquinone] cytochrome b small subunit B, mitochondrial-like isoform X1, which produces MASVVRLSCVCRRGFKPLFYQSTLLSRPLAIPHKYQEQPHLLTARIHASQALYAGPGSKAASLHWTAERVLSILLLSMGPVAYFNPGPVIDYSLAAALTLHGHWGLGQVMTDYVHGESKMKAAKASLFLLSTVTFAGLCYFNYNDVGICKAVALLWSK; this is translated from the exons ATGGCGTCTGTGGTCAGGTTAAGTTGTGTATGTCGCAGAGGATTTAAAC ctCTGTTTTATCAAAGCACTTTGTTGTCCAGACCGCTGGCCATACCTCATAAATACCAGGAGCAACCCCACCTGCTGACAGCGAGGATCCATGCGTCACAAGCTCTTTACG CAGGCCCTGGCTCTAAAGCCGCCTCCCTGCACTGGACAGCAGAGCGAGTGCTGAGCATCCTGTTGCTGTCCATGGGACCTGTCGCCTATTTTAACCCCGGTCCAGTCATTGACTATTCGCTGGCTGCTGCCTTGACACTGCATGGCCACTG GGGCCTCGGCCAGGTGATGACAGACTACGTTCATGGCGAATCTAAGATGAAGGCGGCCAAAGCAAGCCTCTTCCTCCTGTCCACTGTCACGTTCGCCGGCCTCTGCTACTTTAACTATAACGACGTTGGCATCTGTAAAGCCGTCGCTCTGCTCTGGAGCAAATGA
- the LOC131462581 gene encoding succinate dehydrogenase [ubiquinone] cytochrome b small subunit B, mitochondrial-like isoform X2: MASVVRLSCVCRRGFKPLFYQSTLLSRPLAIPHKYQEQPHLLTARIHASQALYGPGSKAASLHWTAERVLSILLLSMGPVAYFNPGPVIDYSLAAALTLHGHWGLGQVMTDYVHGESKMKAAKASLFLLSTVTFAGLCYFNYNDVGICKAVALLWSK; this comes from the exons ATGGCGTCTGTGGTCAGGTTAAGTTGTGTATGTCGCAGAGGATTTAAAC ctCTGTTTTATCAAAGCACTTTGTTGTCCAGACCGCTGGCCATACCTCATAAATACCAGGAGCAACCCCACCTGCTGACAGCGAGGATCCATGCGTCACAAGCTCTTTACG GCCCTGGCTCTAAAGCCGCCTCCCTGCACTGGACAGCAGAGCGAGTGCTGAGCATCCTGTTGCTGTCCATGGGACCTGTCGCCTATTTTAACCCCGGTCCAGTCATTGACTATTCGCTGGCTGCTGCCTTGACACTGCATGGCCACTG GGGCCTCGGCCAGGTGATGACAGACTACGTTCATGGCGAATCTAAGATGAAGGCGGCCAAAGCAAGCCTCTTCCTCCTGTCCACTGTCACGTTCGCCGGCCTCTGCTACTTTAACTATAACGACGTTGGCATCTGTAAAGCCGTCGCTCTGCTCTGGAGCAAATGA